The Panthera uncia isolate 11264 chromosome C2, Puncia_PCG_1.0, whole genome shotgun sequence genome contains a region encoding:
- the LOC125920754 gene encoding basic salivary proline-rich protein 3-like, with protein MLILVCDRSLRLRTSRYENYWRISKNAPKQTRPRGYRKRESPVTWGFGPEGLTGGKRQECERIRKTRSGSLHPIPLPRGQGRLAFRAAICRCRSPHPAPGRPAGPQARRGQGPRCPRGGRPDHRGLALGRQLRGSQEGAGRRGRGPGPPRSREGKTETYRGGNGTQPGPRRPTLPAAERLRRRERDGRPLPRPRRGPNRRADKSPPPTACPPSLARLPALLGHGPLHPSRLLTALRRIPLGGCVAILSELQSQDRPRPQPDWEAAGKTARPAGPTHFRGGARGRPAHPLPPRALWYGELWGR; from the coding sequence ATGTTAATTCTAGTGTGCGACCGCTCCCTACGACTTAGGACTAGTAGATACGAGAATTACTGGAGGATTTCCAAGAACGCCCCGAAACAGACACGACCGAGAGGCTACAGGAAACGGGAGAGCCCAGTGACCTGGGGATTTGGGCCCGAGGGCTTAACTGGAGGGAAGCGGCAGGAATGTGAACGAATCAGGAAGACTCGTTCCGGCTCGCTTCACCCCATCCCACTGCCTAGAGGTCAAGGCCGCCTGGCATTTCGGGCCGCGATCTGCCGCtgccgctccccccaccccgctccgGGGCGCCCCGCGGGTCCGCAGGCCAGGAGGGGTCAGGGGCCCCGCTGTCCGAGGGGCGGGCGACCCGACCACCGAGGCCTCGCCCTCGGACGACAGCTGCGAGGCAGCCAGGAGGGAGCCGGGAGGAGGGGCCGCGGCCCCGGCCCGCCCCGAAGCCGCGAAGGCAAAACAGAAACCTATCGCGGGGGAAACGGAACGCAGCCCGGCCCGCGCCGCCCGACCCTGCCCGCCGCCGAGCGGCTCCGCCGACGGGAGCGAGatggccgccccctcccccggccccgccGCGGCCCCAACCGCCGCGCCGACAAGTCGCCACCGCCCACTGCCTGCCCCCCCTCGCTTGCCCGCCTGCCCGCCCTCCTGGGACACGGCCCGCTCCACCCCTCGCGGCTGCTCACCGCGCTGAGGCGGATCCCGCTGGGTGGCTGCGTCGCCATCTTGAGCGAGCTACAAAGCCAGGACCGGCCTCGGCCGCAACCCGACTGGGAGGCGGCCGGGAAGACTGCACGGCCTGCTGGGCCCACCCACTTCCGGGGCGGGGCGCGCGGCCGCCCCGCCCACCCACTTCCGCCTCGGGCACTGTGGTACGGAGAGCTGTGGGGAAGGTAA